A single Cannabis sativa cultivar Pink pepper isolate KNU-18-1 chromosome 7, ASM2916894v1, whole genome shotgun sequence DNA region contains:
- the LOC115696226 gene encoding increased DNA methylation 1 isoform X2 — MLLDNGIEDLHDDGFEGSKVERCIFREIFFRDDTGSSTSKKCVVTGVINFECESSKNIDTSFCSNSENSAATSNYSSKNTCVEELSTVTEDFREASELVYFPKQVVSSNRDCDDASGELTKDSVYEVPNSECDLGKVSPAIPGKNATEPSSEVVTLRLVESSSQGVTSSCYLLKQHGQIVRACTVGDPHVSSKGRVPGLEGIASKDVSIGKAIASPVSQESFASRLVAASPTVNVQERSECPSDAEERPLENRNCELELSTYVVETSLTDGPHPLLQSNKDPRPLIQYHAVELLKAAGWDTEKRKRPSRQYTETVYISPKGRPVREFPKAWRACGELLMADGYGSVEEGVKKWTNISQFYSDLSDTILALEKEKNASELSYQWRMLDPFVVVVFVDRKIGALRKGETVKATQSILIDRSSKSDRLLPLEKAHSINHQIANRDLPTSICGSSLADESALVVSEGNSHDYFQQFGHEESGKQMNNKVIELSKCTQLYPKGGVLVVEIGNRCIEFSSLGMTCLPENGTDSTVVPAGSLHDVSLTSINCYNVLGQSVFLNQDGNTSSQISVKQSDDVNIETIKEVISSEDNELQGGRVSDVKHSPLRLQDGSAIEKEPGVAMHSVQVEEDSKQQHEASKLTVDDTCSPDITSKKKARRKSKRISEIEQSALEQSGNLGSASIDMADLLCVNGNEDLDQDQGDIIAYGRNEETVKSASSLNSKKRSCSDYTESKIVKKKSRCRIKDDDLLVSAIIKKKKFSASTTKDPSGKKNYKAKAWKKLKSQKRSCRLLPSLVNGGKHFKDGKWYSVGVRTVLSWMIDSGVVSLKDVIQYRNPKDDSVIKDGQITRDGIFCKCCSKVLTVLEFKIHAGFKLNRPCLNLFMESGKPFTLCQLQAWSAEYKTRKGGGAVVRLDEDDRNDDSCGICGDGGELICCDSCPSTFHQACMSTQELPEGSWYCPNCTCWICDSLVDDKNASSASDALKCSQCEHKYHDACLKEKDRGRQVISDSSFCGTSCQEVYSGLQSRVGLINHITDGFTWTLLKCIHDDQKVHSAQRFALKAECNSRLAVALTIMEECFLSMVDPRTGINMIPQVLYNWGSEFARLNFQGFYTVVLEKDDVLISVASVRVHGTTVAEMPLIATCSNYRRQGMCRRLVSAIEEMLISFKVEKIVVAAIPDLIETWTEGFGFELVEDSEKKSLNKINMMVFPGTVLLKKTLYGNGAKHGQSGDAFRLRENESTNIIVECKKVPKSISKDEKPFTGSEVCTETDETAVQKPNVDCNSGKDLESIEVNGGKPKRGRKKKKDLESLEANNDGKPKKVRRKTKKMSTESVETRLGNDYTQCDGRCCCCREAEMRSMERSNKKVLSEEELRILQEQFSKLSCEEEDPTTSELGDKNSTKMLCNIKSMAMSQSHDETQPQIAYDKNCNVELK, encoded by the exons ATGTTACTGGATAATGGGATTGAAGATTTGCATGACGATGGCTTCGAGGGGTCTAAGGTTGAGAGGTGTATATTCAGAGAGATTTTCTTTAGGGATGACACTGGTAGTAGTACTAGTAAGAAGTGTGTTGTGACTGGAGTCATTAACTTTGAATGTGAGTCTAGTAAGAACATTGATACATCATTTTGTTCAAACAGTGAAAATTCCGCTGCAACAAGTAATTATTCCTCCAAGAATACATGTGTGGAGGAACTTTCTACTGTGACAGAAGATTTTAGGGAGGCCTCTGAACTAGTATATTTTCCGAAACAGGTTGTTTCGTCTAACAGAGATTGTGATGATGCGAGTGGTGAACTAACAAAAGATTCAGTTTATGAGGTTCCAAATAGTGAATGTGATTTGGGAAAGGTTTCTCCAGCAATTCCCGGAAAGAATGCTACAGAGCCCAGCTCTGAAGTGGTTACTCTTCGTTTGGTGGAATCTTCCAGTCAGGGAGTAACATCTAGTTGCTATCTGTTAAAGCAACATGGACAGATAGTGAGAGCGTGCACAGTGGGCGATCCTCATGTTTCCTCCAAGGGCAGGGTACCAGGTTTGGAAGGGATTGCTTCAAAGGATGTAAGTATAGGTAAAGCTATTGCTTCACCTGTTTCTCAGGAGAGCTTTGCATCGCGACTTGTGGCTGCAAGTCCAACTGTGAACGTTCAAGAGAGATCTGAATGTCCTTCAGATGCTGAGGAAAGACCTCTAGAAAACCGAAATTGTGAGTTAGAATTATCAACTTATGTAGTGGAGACAAGCTTAACTGATGGTCCTCATCCGCTACTCCAGTCAAACAAGGATCCTCGGCCGCTTATCCAGTACCATGCTGTTGAGTTACTTAAAGCAGCGGGATGGGACACTGAGAAGCGTAAAAGACCAAGTAGGCAATATACGGAGACGGTTTATATATCACCAAAGGGAAGGCCAGTTCGCGAATTCCCTAAAGCTTGGAGGGCATGTGGTGAACTTTTGATGGCAGATGGATATGGTTCGGTGGAGGAAGGTGTTAAGAAATGGACTAATATCAGTCAATTCTATTCAGATTTATCTGATACTATTTTAGCTCTTGAGAAAGAGAAAAATGCTTCAGAATTGTCTTATCAATGGAGAATGTTAGACCCTTTTGTAGTTGTTGTGTTTGTTGACAGAAAGATTGGTGCTTTGCGAAAGGGAGAGACAGTTAAAGCAACTCAAAGCATTTTGATTGACAGGAGTAGCAAGTCAGATAGATTGTTACCCTTGGAAAAGGCTCATAGTATTAATCACCAGATTGCAAACAGAGATCTGCCAACTTCCATTTGTGGGTCTTCTTTGGCTGATGAAAGTGCATTGGTAGTTTCCGAGGGGAATTCCCATGACTATTTTCAGCAATTTGGACATGAAGAATCTGGCAAACAGATGAATAACAAGGTAATAGAGCTTTCGAAGTGCACACAACTTTATCCAAAAGGTGGTGTGCTCGTGGTCGAGATTGGAAATCGATGTATAGAATTCTCTAGTTTGGGTATGACTTGCTTACCTGAAAATGGAACTGATAGCACTGTTGTGCCGGCTGGTAGCTTGCACGATGTTTCTCTTACTTCCATAAACTGTTACAATGTGCTTGGGCAATCTGTTTTTCTTAATCAAGATGGCAATACAAGTAGTCAAATCTCTGTCAAACAGAGTGATGATGTTAATATTGAGACAATTAAGGAAGTTATTTCTTCAGAGGATAATGAACTTCAGGGAGGCCGAGTTTCAGATGTCAAGCATTCTCCACTGAGATTACAAGATGGGTCGGCTATTGAAAAAGAGCCGGGTGTTGCTATGCATTCTGTACAGGTTGAGGAAGATAGTAAACAGCAGCATGAAGCCTCGAAACTCACAGTGGATGATACATGTTCTCCAGACATTACTTCGAAGAAGAAGGCACGCAGGAAGTCTAAAAGAATATCTGAAATTGAACAGAGCGCACTCGAACAAAGTGGCAATCTAGGTTCAGCTTCTATAGATATGGCTGACTTACTGTGTGTTAATGGTAATGAAGACCTGGATCAGGATCAGGGAGACATTATAGCCTATGGAAGAAATGAAGAAACTGTTAAGAGCGCGTCTTCACTGAACTCGAAAAAGAGGAGTTGTTCTGATTACACTGAGTCTaaaattgtgaagaagaaaTCAAGATGTCGTATTAAAGATGATGACTTGCTGGTTTCAGCTatcattaagaaaaaaaaatttagtgcaAGCACGACAAAAGATCCTTCTGGTAAGAAAAACTACAAAGCAAAAGCTTGGAAAAAGCTTAAAAGCCAAAAGCGTAGCTGCAGATTGCTTCCGAGCCTCGTTAATGGGGGAAAGCACTTTAAGGATGGGAAGTGGTATTCTGTTGGAGTAAGAACAGTTTTGTCTTGGATGATTGATAGTGGGGTTGTATCTTTAAAAGATGTAATACAATATCGAAATCCTAAGGATGATTCTGTTATCAAAGATGGTCAAATAACCAGGGATGGCATTTTTTGTAAGTGTTGCAGCAAGGTACTTACAGTTTTAGAGTTCAAAATTCATGCTGGGTTCAAACTTAACCGTCCGTGCTTGAATCTTTTCATGGAATCGGGTAAGCCATTCACCTTATGTCAACTCCAAGCCTGGTCAGCTGAATACAAGACAAGGAAAGGAGGTGGCGCAGTGGTTCGTCTTGATGAGGATGACCGAAATGATGATTCATGTGGGATCTGCGGCGATGGAGGCGAATTAATTTGCTGTGATAGCTGTCCTTCAACTTTCCACCAGGCTTGTATGTCTACACAG GAACTCCCCGAAGGCAGTTGGTATTGCCCGAACTGCACTTGTTGGATATGTGACTCTTTGGTGGATGACAAAAATGCTTCAAGTGCTTCTGATGCATTAAAATGTTCACAGTGCGAGCACAAAT ATCACGATGCTTGCCTTAAAGAAAAGGATAGAGGCCGACAAGTAATATCAGATTCCTCATTTTGTGGTACGAGCTGTCAGGAG GTTTACTCTGGGCTTCAATCGCGTGTTGGCCTCATTAATCATATTACTGATGGCTTTACATGGACACTTCTGAAATGCATTCATGATGACCAAAAGGTTCATTCTGCCCAACGGTTTGCTTTAAAAGCAGAATGTAATTCAAGATTAGCGGTTGCCCTCACAATTATGGAGGAATGCTTTCTATCAATGGTTGATCCAAGAACAGGCATCAACATGATACCTCAAGTCTTATACAATTGGGG GTCGGAATTCGCCCGTTTGAATTTCCAAGGATTTTATACTGTGGTCCTTGAGAAAGATGATGTGCTAATATCTGTAGCATCCGTCAG GGTTCATGGAACAACAGTTGCAGAGATGCCCCTCATTGCAACATGCAGTAACTATCGTCGACAAGGAATGTGTCGAAGACTTGTATCTGCAATTGAAGag ATGCTTATTTCTTTTAAGGTCGAAAAAATCGTGGTAGCTGCCATTCCAGATTTGATAGAGACATGGACCGAGGGTTTCGGCTTTGAACTTGTTGAAGACAGTGAAAAAAAGAGTCTAAACAAGATCAACATGATGGTTTTTCCCGGTACAGTTTTGCTAAAGAAGACCCTTTATGGCAATGGAGCGAAACATGGACAATCCG GTGATGCGTTTCGGTTGAGAGAAAATGAATCAACGAATATCATTGTGGAATGTAAGAAAGTACCCAAATCCATATCGAAGGATGAAAAACCCTTCACGGGTTCTGAAGTTTGCACCGAAACTGATGAGACTGCTGTTCAGAAACCGAATGTGGATTGTAATTCAG GAAAGGATTTGGAGTCAATTGAAGTTAACGGTGGTAAACCGAAAAGAGGCCGCAAAAAGAAGAAGGATTTGGAGTCACTTGAAGCTAACAATGATGGTAAACCGAAAAAAGTTCGCAGAAAGACGAAGAAGATGAGTACCGAATCAGTAGAAACGAGACTCGGGAATGACTATACGCAATGTGATGGAAGGTGTTGTTGTTGTAGAGAAGCAGAAATGAGAAGTATGGAAAGAAGTAATAAGAAAGTGTTAAGTGAAGAGGAATTAAGAATTTTGCAGGAGCAATTTTCAAAGCTGTCCTGTGAAGAAGAAGACCCAACAACTTCTGAATTAGGTGATAAAAATTCTACTAAAATGCTTTGTAATATTAAATCTATGGCTATGTCTCAGTCTCATGATGAAACACAGCCTCAGATTGCCTATGACAAGAATTGTAATGTTGAATTGAAATAA